The genomic interval GCTTAGGTGTTGTGTTAGCTTTTGCTGCATGGCCTTTTTCAGGCTTATTGGTCCGCACTGCTTTCTTATCGGCGAAACCAATTTGAATTGCTTCATATCCATCAGTGGTTTGATCCTTCTTTTGAAGAACCACACAAGGACCTGCTTCGATAACAGTTACGGGAACTACGATACCTTCAGCAGTAAAAACTTGGGTCATCCCAACTTTTTTACCTAAGATTCCTTTGGTCATGATAGCCACCTCCTATTGAGTAATTACATTCATGTATTTATTTCGTTCATTTATTATTAATAAGTAGTTCGAATTCAAACTTACAGCTTGATTTCGATATCTACACCGGACGGCAGATCCAAACGCATCAGTGAGTCAACCGTTTGCGGTGTTGGGTTCACAATGTCGATCAAGCGCTTGTGTGTGCGCATCTCGAACTGTTCACGAGAATCTTTGTATTTGTGTACCGCACGAAGAATCGTGAATACATTACGCTCAGTCGGAAGCGGGATCGGGCCAGATACCTCTGCACCGGAACGCTTCGCAGTATCAACAATCTTCTCTGCGGACTGATCAAGAATTCTGTGATCGTATGCTTTTAAGCGGATACGAATTTTTTGTTTTGCCATTTTAGTCCCTCCTTTTTCGCCTATTTTGATAAACAGACAATTCTCAGCGGAAAAACCCGACCGCCAGGCCATGGCATCGGAGCCTGGTGTGTCAGCAACCTCCCGCGTCATCGCGTTCATCAAACCAACATTCAACATTATATCGAGAATATAGATTGAATGCAAGGTTTTTCTGTATCTGCATCATTTTTATATAATGACTCAGACCTTGAATATTCTATCGTATACTTGGGTAAAAAGCAAGTAATCAGGCTTAACTTTTTTTCTGTCCGCGTTCTTTTCTGTTTCTTCCTATATATATGCCATTATTTATCCTCTTCTTCTGCTCTTCCATGAGTTCATGCTTCTTTATATGATGTATAAATGCTTGGACATTGCCGCACGTTAAGGAAGAGCATGCATGACGGCATTGCATTACTTTAATTATGAGGAGATGGGCGAGATGGCACAAAAGAATAAGAAGAAACAGGAAATTCAGGATGTCCACACATTGATCAACCAGCTAGAGAAAATGCCTGCCACGACAAATGTAGCGGACAAAATAGAGCAGGACGAAGTAAACCATCGAGATAGCGGCGTACATGATAATCAATAAATAAGAAGCAGCGAGACCTATCTATAAGGTTCTCGCTTTCTTTTTTATAAGCGATTCAATGTACGCTTTGTCACACGCACTTACTCAGGAACAGCAACGTATACTGATTCACTGTAGCTTCATGTGTTTGCATACAAGAGAAAAACATTGAACAAAAATAAACGAAATGATAATATATCTATATATTAAATAAACAAATAGGGAGATTGTTTTTATGCAAGCAGTTACCGACTTATTCTGGAACGCTTCATTACCAGAAATAAAACGAGGCTATATTTACGAAGCCAAAACAGAAAACTATACCTGTCTCATTTGTGGGCGCCGTTTTATTCAGGGTGTTATTTATCCATATGAGGATGTGCTCTATGATGCCGAGACGTTTACACGTCTGCATATTACACATGAGCATGGTTCTCCATTCGACTTCCTCATTAATCTCGATAAGAAGCTAACCGGGCTTACTGATCACCAAAAAACAATCATCCGTTATTTCTATCAGGGGCTTAGCGATCATGATATCGTCAAGGAATTGGATGGAGGCAGTACATCTACTATTCGTAATCATCGCTTTACTTTGAGGGAGAAGGCAAAGCAGGCGAAAATGTTGCTCGCAATTATGGAGCTTATGGAAGAAAAAACAGCTAAACCACAGCAGTTTATTAGCATTCCCCGCAGCGCTACTATGGTGGATGAACGCTTTGCGATCACCGAAGAGGAAAACAAAGCGATTCTTACTGCGTATTTCAAACAGGGGCTCGATGGCCCGCTATCAGAATTTCCAAAGAAGGAAAAACGTAAGATCGCAATTCTTACACATATTGCGCGTCGCTTTGAGATGAACCGGCACTATACCGAGAAGGAGATCAACAATATCCTAAAAGAAATATATCCCGATTACGTGACGATTCGGCGCTATCTAATTGAGTATGGATTTATGGATCGCTACCCCGATTGCAGTGCCTATTGGATAAAACCATAAAGAAGGAGAAAAGAAATGAACGAGCAAAAACGAGCGGAGATCAAACGAGAATATAAGCAAAAGAGTGCTCCTATGGGCGTTTACCAAATCAAAAACCTGACGACAGGGAAAATTTTTATAGGAAGCTGTCCCAATCTAGAGGCGATGAAAAATCGCCAATGGTTTGAACTGAATATGGGTTCCCATCAAAATACGGAACTGATGGCCGATTGGAAAACATACGGTGAAGACAACTTTTCATTTGAAATACTGGAGCAGTTAAAACCCGCCGAAGGAACAGCAGGAAATCAACAACATCCCCGTGTATATCGCAAACAACTGCAGGAGATGGAAGAAAAATGGCTGCAGAAGCTTACGCCGTATGGAGATAAAGGATATCATTCCATATAACGTGATACCAAATAGAAAAAAACAATCCCGTCAGCATGATCAAGACCTACATTAAAAAAGATAATTAAACGAAAAGAAAAGCCAAGCATGCTGTCACTTGAACATGCTTGGCTTTTTTGTTTTGTGTGCGTTATTTTTACGTACATTTCTTTACAATAGCCACTTTATTTACCTACAAAATAAATAGTAAAAACTAACCCATTGATCACTAATGCTGATAAAGGAACGATGGCAACAAATGCGGATATAACTAATTCCCTTTTGGTTCTATTTGAATTAGCTTTAACAATACTAAATAATGAAGAGAGAACTAAAATGAATATAGTTAGAGTGCTAATTAACAATATGTTTCGATTCATTTCACCAGTTACACTTGCAATATCTTCCACGAAAAATACTGCTATGAGCCCTGCAATCCCCAACATAAATGAAGCTACAAACCATTTCGTGAATTTATCTATTTTGCATACCTCCTAATCATCTCTTTATAGTGGGGCTGCCTTCTCCGCTGTATTATGCCTGATTAATTTTCCGATTGATCTCCCGGCTGATCTCTGCCAGCTCGCTGGCAAGTTCAGCTACATTGCTTGACGCATCACGCATTTCCTGAGAGACAACCTCTAGATTCTTAATGTCACCGGTTACCTTCTTGATGCCCACAAGAGATGCAGAGATTGCCTTCATAATATCCTGGAAGCTCGTTTTTGCCTGCGAAGCATAACTCGTACCAGTCTCCATCATACTAGTCGTTCCGTTTAGTGAACCGACGACTTCCTGTACATTCGATTGCGAAATCTGCACCAACTCAGAGATTTCTGTCAGCGCTTTGCTTGTATCATCCGCGAGCTTCTTCACTTCATTCGCTACGACCATAAAGCTACGACCGTGTTCACCACCGGCGCGCGATGCTTCAATCGCCGCATTTAACGCCAGGATATTGGTCATCTTCGAGATTTTTTGAATGAACTCAATAATGGATTCGATCTGACTGGAACTCTCGCTTAATTTCATAATTTTGTCCTGCACGCTGTTAAAAAACGCTTCGATCTGCCCCATCGTTTCAAACGTTTTATCAATAATTTTTTCGCCTTCGCTTGCATGTGTTACAATATTTTCCGCGCTTGCTTCAATAAGCTGGGCATCATCATACACTTTCTCTGTCGCATAGAACATCTCACTCGCCGACGAGCTTGTTTCCTCGGCAGTCGCTGCCAATGTTTCCCCTGACTCAACCAGCTTGCGCTGCACATGCTTAATCTCTTCCTGTACACGCATGCGGTCTTTAATATAGATGGCAATGTATGACTCCATAATAATCTGTGTATCCAGATTCATAAGTCCAGAAAGAGCCGATATTATTTCTATCCCCTTA from Aneurinibacillus sp. REN35 carries:
- a CDS encoding GIY-YIG nuclease family protein; amino-acid sequence: MNEQKRAEIKREYKQKSAPMGVYQIKNLTTGKIFIGSCPNLEAMKNRQWFELNMGSHQNTELMADWKTYGEDNFSFEILEQLKPAEGTAGNQQHPRVYRKQLQEMEEKWLQKLTPYGDKGYHSI
- a CDS encoding DUF2087 domain-containing protein, with amino-acid sequence MQAVTDLFWNASLPEIKRGYIYEAKTENYTCLICGRRFIQGVIYPYEDVLYDAETFTRLHITHEHGSPFDFLINLDKKLTGLTDHQKTIIRYFYQGLSDHDIVKELDGGSTSTIRNHRFTLREKAKQAKMLLAIMELMEEKTAKPQQFISIPRSATMVDERFAITEEENKAILTAYFKQGLDGPLSEFPKKEKRKIAILTHIARRFEMNRHYTEKEINNILKEIYPDYVTIRRYLIEYGFMDRYPDCSAYWIKP
- a CDS encoding protoglobin domain-containing protein; translation: MNSTLENQMEDYQERIRSGRPNIFEHITIAELETHKRFLNLTPARLRLLAENKELISNLAQELVEVFYEKLMQHEELKSIIHEHSTVERLGKTFVMYCESLATDKVDLEYVQARMRIGNVHNRVRLLPSWYIAANQVITEFFVQRIAEKYARHDLHKGIEIISALSGLMNLDTQIIMESYIAIYIKDRMRVQEEIKHVQRKLVESGETLAATAEETSSSASEMFYATEKVYDDAQLIEASAENIVTHASEGEKIIDKTFETMGQIEAFFNSVQDKIMKLSESSSQIESIIEFIQKISKMTNILALNAAIEASRAGGEHGRSFMVVANEVKKLADDTSKALTEISELVQISQSNVQEVVGSLNGTTSMMETGTSYASQAKTSFQDIMKAISASLVGIKKVTGDIKNLEVVSQEMRDASSNVAELASELAEISREINRKINQA
- the rpsJ gene encoding 30S ribosomal protein S10 codes for the protein MAKQKIRIRLKAYDHRILDQSAEKIVDTAKRSGAEVSGPIPLPTERNVFTILRAVHKYKDSREQFEMRTHKRLIDIVNPTPQTVDSLMRLDLPSGVDIEIKL